A part of Gramella sp. MAR_2010_147 genomic DNA contains:
- a CDS encoding 4'-phosphopantetheinyl transferase superfamily protein codes for MPLYKTITVDERTKVFIWKVEESFEWLSEGVELTDHCQKRVDGMKSEIHRRGFMSIRHLMAEAGYTDHDLYYDDHGKPHLKDDKYISITHSFNFTAIIISNRDVGIDIEKQRNKILTIANKFTPLDEYHTLANEEALIRKLTIVWGAKESVYKMLAQPGIGFLQHINVTDFDFDDFKTTTHVRFNGIDDWFDINFLEFENFTCVFGTPSNTKPNA; via the coding sequence ATGCCTCTTTATAAAACAATAACAGTTGATGAACGTACTAAAGTCTTCATTTGGAAGGTGGAAGAATCTTTTGAGTGGTTATCTGAAGGTGTTGAATTAACAGATCATTGCCAGAAGAGAGTTGATGGAATGAAGTCTGAAATTCATAGACGGGGTTTTATGAGCATCAGGCATTTGATGGCTGAAGCTGGCTATACAGATCACGATCTTTATTATGATGATCATGGAAAACCCCATCTTAAAGATGATAAGTATATTTCCATTACGCATTCCTTCAACTTTACTGCGATCATAATTAGCAATAGGGATGTTGGGATAGATATTGAAAAGCAACGAAACAAGATCCTTACCATTGCCAATAAATTTACTCCGCTGGATGAGTATCATACGCTGGCAAACGAAGAAGCTTTGATACGGAAATTAACCATTGTCTGGGGTGCTAAAGAATCGGTTTATAAAATGCTGGCCCAACCGGGAATTGGTTTTTTACAGCATATCAATGTGACCGATTTTGACTTTGATGATTTTAAAACCACCACTCATGTGAGGTTTAACGGGATTGACGATTGGTTTGATATCAACTTCCTGGAATTTGAAAATTTTACCTGCGTTTTTGGTACGCCTTCTAATACTAAGCCAAACGCCTGA
- a CDS encoding geranylgeranylglyceryl/heptaprenylglyceryl phosphate synthase translates to MIDIQSYLEEIQEAVYENRKQMAVLVDPDKFDESRTSEFFQKLPKDTTHVLVGGSEVEEGRTSTVVKAIKNVCELPVILFPGDHSQISSHADALLFLSLISGRNPEFLIEQQVRSVEKIRNTNLEIIPTGYILIEGGKKTSVQKVSNTVPLVQSDIQQIVNTALAGQYSGKKLIYLEAGSGAQFPVSAAIIRSVKKVLEIPVIVGGGIRSIEQLHLAYNAGADLVVIGTAFENDSFKH, encoded by the coding sequence ATGATCGATATTCAAAGTTATCTGGAAGAAATTCAGGAGGCGGTCTATGAGAATCGAAAGCAGATGGCTGTACTTGTGGATCCCGATAAATTTGATGAATCCAGAACCTCAGAATTCTTTCAAAAATTACCGAAAGACACGACTCATGTTCTTGTTGGCGGAAGTGAAGTAGAAGAGGGCAGAACATCTACAGTGGTAAAAGCCATTAAAAATGTTTGTGAATTACCAGTTATCCTGTTTCCGGGAGATCATAGCCAGATTTCTTCTCACGCTGATGCCTTGCTTTTTTTGAGTCTTATCTCTGGAAGAAATCCTGAATTTCTTATCGAGCAGCAGGTGCGTTCTGTAGAAAAAATCAGGAATACGAATCTTGAAATTATTCCAACCGGTTATATATTAATTGAAGGCGGTAAAAAAACTTCAGTGCAAAAAGTAAGCAATACGGTTCCATTAGTTCAAAGCGATATTCAGCAAATTGTGAATACGGCACTTGCGGGGCAATATTCCGGAAAAAAACTGATCTATCTGGAGGCTGGCAGTGGTGCTCAATTTCCTGTCTCTGCAGCAATTATCCGTTCAGTAAAAAAGGTTCTGGAAATACCAGTTATCGTTGGTGGAGGCATTCGCAGCATAGAACAACTTCATTTGGCTTATAATGCGGGAGCAGATTTGGTGGTAATAGGAACTGCTTTTGAAAATGATTCCTTTAAGCACTAA